The following are encoded in a window of Streptomyces sp. SAT1 genomic DNA:
- a CDS encoding AMP-dependent synthetase/ligase — protein sequence MREFSLPALYEVPADGNLTDIVRRNAAQHPEVAVIARKAGGVWQDVTAREFLTEVRAAAKGLIASGVQPGDRVGLMSRTRYEWTLLDFAIWSAGAVTVPVYETSSAEQVRWILGDSGATACLVETDAHAAAVESVREGLPALKNVWQIEAGAVAELGRAGQDVSDATVEERGSLAKADDPATIVYTSGTTGRPKGCVLSHRSFFAECGNVVERLRPLFRTGECSVLLFLPLAHVFGRLVQIAPMMAPIRLGCVPDIKNLTEELASFRPTLILGVPRVFEKVYNAARAKAQADGKGKIFDRAADTAIAYSRALDTVSGPSFGLRLRHKMFDKLVYGKLRAVLGGRGEYAISGGAPLGERLGHFFRGIGFTVLEGYGLTESCAATAFNPWDRPKIGTVGQPLPGSVIRIADDGEVLLHGEHLFKEYWNNPDATREALADGWFHTGDLGTLDEDGYLRITGRKKEIIVTAGGKNVAPAVIEDRIRAHALVAECMVVGDGRPFVGALITLDEEFLGRWCAEHGKPAGSTAESLREDPDLLAAVQSAVDDGNAAVSKAESVRKFRVLGAQFSEEAGYLTPSLKLKRGVVAKDFSGEIEAIYSK from the coding sequence TTGCGCGAGTTCAGCCTTCCGGCTTTGTACGAGGTCCCCGCGGACGGGAATCTGACCGACATCGTCCGCAGAAACGCCGCGCAGCATCCCGAGGTCGCCGTGATCGCCCGCAAGGCGGGCGGGGTCTGGCAGGACGTCACCGCGCGGGAGTTCCTCACCGAGGTGCGGGCCGCCGCCAAGGGCCTCATCGCCTCCGGTGTCCAGCCCGGCGACCGCGTCGGTCTGATGTCCCGTACGCGCTACGAGTGGACGCTGCTGGACTTCGCGATCTGGAGCGCGGGCGCCGTCACCGTGCCGGTGTACGAGACCAGCTCGGCCGAGCAGGTGCGGTGGATCCTCGGGGACTCGGGCGCGACGGCCTGCCTGGTGGAGACCGACGCCCACGCCGCCGCCGTGGAGTCGGTGCGCGAGGGCCTGCCCGCGCTGAAGAACGTCTGGCAGATCGAGGCCGGCGCGGTCGCGGAGCTGGGGCGGGCCGGGCAGGACGTCAGCGACGCCACGGTCGAGGAGCGCGGCTCGCTGGCCAAGGCCGACGACCCGGCGACCATCGTCTACACCAGCGGCACCACCGGCCGTCCCAAGGGCTGTGTGCTCTCCCACCGCAGCTTCTTCGCCGAGTGCGGCAACGTGGTGGAGCGGCTGCGTCCGCTGTTCCGCACCGGTGAGTGCTCGGTGCTGCTCTTCCTGCCGCTCGCGCACGTCTTCGGGCGGCTGGTGCAGATCGCGCCGATGATGGCGCCGATCCGGCTGGGCTGCGTCCCGGACATCAAGAACCTCACCGAGGAACTGGCCTCGTTCCGGCCGACGCTGATACTGGGCGTCCCGCGGGTGTTCGAGAAGGTGTACAACGCGGCGCGCGCCAAGGCGCAGGCGGACGGCAAGGGGAAGATCTTCGACCGGGCGGCGGACACGGCGATCGCCTACAGCCGGGCGCTGGACACCGTCTCCGGACCGTCGTTCGGCCTCCGGCTGCGGCACAAGATGTTCGACAAGCTGGTGTACGGCAAGCTGCGGGCGGTGCTCGGGGGGCGCGGCGAGTACGCGATCTCCGGCGGGGCGCCGCTCGGTGAGCGGCTGGGTCACTTCTTCCGCGGTATCGGCTTCACCGTCCTGGAGGGGTACGGGCTGACCGAGTCCTGCGCGGCCACCGCCTTCAACCCGTGGGACCGGCCGAAGATCGGCACCGTCGGGCAGCCGCTGCCCGGTTCGGTCATCCGGATCGCGGACGACGGGGAGGTGCTGCTGCACGGCGAGCACCTGTTCAAGGAGTACTGGAACAATCCGGACGCCACGCGGGAGGCGCTGGCCGACGGCTGGTTCCACACCGGGGACCTCGGCACGCTCGACGAGGACGGGTATCTGCGGATCACCGGCCGCAAGAAGGAGATCATCGTCACGGCGGGCGGCAAGAACGTCGCGCCCGCGGTGATCGAGGACCGGATCCGGGCGCATGCGCTGGTCGCGGAGTGCATGGTGGTCGGGGACGGGCGGCCGTTCGTGGGGGCGCTGATCACCCTCGACGAGGAGTTCCTGGGACGCTGGTGCGCGGAGCACGGCAAGCCTGCCGGGTCCACGGCCGAGTCCCTGCGGGAGGACCCGGATCTGCTCGCTGCGGTGCAGAGCGCGGTGGACGACGGGAACGCGGCGGTGTCGAAGGCGGAGTCGGTGCGGAAGTTCCGGGTGCTCGGGGCGCAGTTCAGTGAGGAGGCGGGGTATCTCACGCCCTCGCTGAAGCTGAAGCGGGGTGTGGTGGCGAAGGATTTCTCGGGGGAGATCGAGGCGATCTACTCGAAGTAG
- a CDS encoding glycosyltransferase family 4 protein, which produces MHKTLVVTNDFPPRPGGIQAFLHNMALRLDPGQLVVYASTWKRSREGVRATAAFDAEQPFTVVRDRTTMLLPTPDATRRAAGLLREHGCTSVWFGAAAPLGLMAPALRGAGAERLVATTHGHEAGWAQLPAARQLLRRIGRSTDTITYLGEYTRSRIAAALTPDAAARMAHLPPGVDEKVFHPGSGGPEVRARLGLTDRPVVVCVSRLVKRKGQDTLIRAMPAILAAEPDTVLLIVGGGPYERDLRRLADETGVAASVRFTGAVPWSELPAHYGAGDVFAMPCRTRRGGLDVEGLGIVYLEASATGLPVVAGDSGGAPDAVLDGETGWVVPGGSPHHTADRITTLLADPQLRHRMGERGRQWIEQTWRWDLLAERLRELL; this is translated from the coding sequence ATGCACAAGACCCTCGTCGTCACCAACGACTTCCCGCCCCGCCCCGGCGGCATCCAGGCGTTCCTGCACAACATGGCGCTGCGCCTCGACCCCGGACAGCTCGTCGTGTACGCCTCCACCTGGAAGCGGAGCCGGGAGGGCGTGCGGGCGACGGCCGCCTTCGACGCGGAGCAGCCCTTCACCGTCGTACGGGACCGTACGACGATGCTGCTGCCCACCCCGGACGCCACCCGGCGCGCGGCCGGGCTGCTGCGCGAGCACGGCTGCACCTCGGTGTGGTTCGGGGCGGCGGCCCCGCTCGGCCTGATGGCGCCCGCCCTGCGCGGGGCGGGCGCCGAACGGCTGGTGGCCACCACCCACGGCCACGAGGCCGGCTGGGCCCAACTGCCCGCCGCACGGCAGCTGTTGCGCCGCATCGGCCGGTCCACCGACACGATCACCTACCTCGGCGAGTACACCCGCTCCCGGATCGCCGCCGCGCTGACACCCGACGCCGCCGCACGGATGGCGCACCTCCCGCCGGGCGTGGACGAGAAGGTCTTCCACCCGGGTTCCGGCGGCCCCGAGGTGCGCGCCCGGCTCGGGCTCACCGACCGCCCGGTCGTCGTGTGCGTCTCCCGGCTGGTCAAGCGCAAGGGCCAGGACACCCTGATCCGCGCGATGCCCGCGATCCTCGCCGCCGAGCCGGACACCGTCCTGCTGATCGTCGGCGGCGGCCCCTACGAGCGGGACCTGCGCCGCCTCGCCGACGAGACGGGCGTCGCCGCGTCCGTGCGCTTCACCGGCGCGGTCCCCTGGAGCGAACTGCCCGCCCACTACGGCGCCGGTGACGTCTTCGCCATGCCCTGCCGCACCCGCCGCGGCGGCCTGGACGTCGAGGGCCTGGGCATCGTCTACCTGGAGGCCTCCGCGACCGGCCTCCCCGTCGTCGCCGGCGACTCCGGCGGCGCACCCGACGCCGTCCTGGACGGCGAGACCGGCTGGGTCGTCCCCGGCGGCTCCCCCCACCACACCGCCGACCGCATCACCACCCTCCTCGCCGACCCCCAACTCCGCCACCGCATGGGCGAACGGGGCCGCCAGTGGATCGAACAGACCTGGCGCTGGGACTTGTTGGCGGAACGACTGAGGGAACTCCTGTAG
- a CDS encoding glycosyltransferase 87 family protein, which produces MDEAGGVRRPAAVLAVWAVSRAVLLLYVLRVLVFPGPDVTGDVSVIYQGWSEVLRQGAFPADDVAWQYPPGAALALLAPLALPFLGYADAFFALACAADLAVLCLLLCGGRRLGRPLRGAWVWTAGAPLLGPVLYARYDVLVTAVAVAALLAGARRPRVLGVLAGLGALLKVWPVLLLAGVRGRGGRRAWTAAAVTVAVPVAVCALCVPGTLSFLAAQGGRGTEVESLGALVLHAARLFGWQGQVLLHYGSMEFLGPYVGAVSAGAQVLTAAAFGWLLWWRLRTRHGRLAPCVVVDAAFTAVLLFTVTSRVISPQYLVWLVGLGAVCGCCAGSRMWPAVALVLAAALVTVLEFPVYFGHVVASDPLGLTLMFLRNGLLVAACLGAGRVLWRGTAARPAGPPSPHDRAPARTRQPSPAP; this is translated from the coding sequence GTGGACGAGGCAGGCGGGGTGCGGCGTCCGGCGGCGGTGCTCGCGGTCTGGGCGGTGAGCCGTGCGGTGCTGCTGCTGTACGTGCTGCGGGTGCTGGTGTTCCCCGGTCCGGACGTCACCGGCGATGTGTCGGTGATCTACCAGGGCTGGTCCGAGGTGCTGCGGCAGGGCGCGTTCCCGGCCGACGACGTCGCCTGGCAGTACCCGCCCGGGGCCGCACTCGCCCTCCTCGCCCCGCTGGCGCTGCCGTTCCTCGGGTACGCCGACGCCTTCTTCGCCCTGGCGTGCGCGGCCGATCTGGCGGTGCTGTGCCTGCTGCTGTGCGGCGGGCGGCGGCTGGGCCGTCCGCTGCGCGGCGCGTGGGTGTGGACGGCGGGCGCTCCCCTGCTGGGCCCGGTCCTCTACGCCCGCTACGACGTGCTGGTGACCGCGGTGGCCGTGGCCGCGCTGCTCGCGGGCGCCCGCAGGCCCCGGGTGCTGGGGGTGCTGGCGGGCCTCGGGGCGCTGCTCAAGGTGTGGCCGGTGCTGCTGCTCGCGGGGGTGCGGGGGCGGGGCGGGCGGCGGGCGTGGACGGCCGCGGCGGTGACAGTGGCCGTGCCGGTGGCGGTGTGCGCGCTGTGCGTGCCCGGCACGCTGTCCTTCCTGGCCGCGCAGGGCGGCCGGGGCACGGAGGTGGAGTCGCTGGGCGCGCTCGTCCTGCACGCGGCACGGCTGTTCGGCTGGCAGGGGCAGGTGCTGCTGCACTACGGGTCGATGGAGTTCCTGGGGCCGTACGTCGGCGCGGTGAGCGCGGGCGCGCAGGTGCTGACGGCGGCGGCCTTCGGCTGGCTGCTGTGGTGGCGGCTGCGGACCCGGCACGGGCGGCTCGCGCCGTGCGTGGTCGTGGACGCCGCGTTCACGGCGGTGCTGCTGTTCACGGTGACCAGCCGGGTGATCAGCCCGCAGTACCTGGTGTGGCTGGTGGGGCTCGGCGCGGTCTGCGGGTGCTGCGCGGGCAGCCGCATGTGGCCGGCCGTCGCCCTGGTGCTGGCCGCGGCCCTGGTGACCGTGCTGGAGTTTCCGGTGTACTTCGGGCACGTCGTGGCGAGCGACCCGCTGGGCCTGACGCTGATGTTCCTGCGCAACGGTCTGCTGGTGGCCGCCTGTCTGGGCGCGGGCCGCGTCCTGTGGCGCGGCACCGCCGCCCGGCCCGCGGGCCCGCCGTCCCCGCACGACCGGGCCCCCGCCCGCACCCGGCAGCCGTCCCCCGCCCCCTGA
- a CDS encoding C40 family peptidase, producing the protein MGSHRRLAPSGPDRGTGAARAAVTVLSAAAAALGALPAAAPAAAAPHGGTRAEVDRLYHEAEKATEDYDRADERADALRRQVHDAQDRIARRQQRVNTLRESIGSVAGAQYRSGGIDPSLALLFSRDPAEYLDRASTLDRISAHQAGELQALRQALRSLAQQRAEATGALAELEKSRTAVAAHKHTVERKLAQARRLLNSLSRAERDAYTRTSRSGRDDLLSGPDAGPAASGRAAAALAAARSALGRPYVWGANGPSGFDCSGLMQWAYAQAGVHLPRTSQEQRYAGRQIPLSQARPGDLVVYRSDASHVAMYVGGGRVIHAPHPGAPVRYDPVNMLPISSVTRV; encoded by the coding sequence GTGGGGTCCCATCGCCGTCTTGCACCGTCCGGTCCCGACCGGGGCACCGGTGCCGCCCGTGCCGCCGTCACCGTGCTGTCCGCCGCCGCCGCGGCCCTGGGCGCGCTGCCGGCCGCCGCCCCGGCCGCCGCCGCACCGCACGGCGGGACCCGGGCCGAGGTGGACCGCCTCTACCACGAGGCGGAGAAGGCGACCGAGGACTACGACCGGGCCGACGAACGCGCCGACGCGCTGCGCCGCCAGGTGCACGACGCCCAGGACCGCATCGCCCGCCGGCAGCAGCGCGTCAACACCCTGCGCGAGTCGATCGGTTCGGTGGCCGGCGCGCAGTACCGCTCCGGCGGCATCGACCCGTCCCTCGCCCTGCTGTTCTCCCGCGACCCGGCCGAGTACCTGGACCGGGCGAGCACCCTGGACCGGATCAGCGCGCACCAGGCCGGCGAACTCCAGGCGCTGCGCCAGGCGCTGCGCTCGCTCGCCCAGCAGCGCGCCGAGGCCACCGGCGCCCTCGCCGAACTGGAGAAGAGCCGCACCGCCGTCGCCGCCCACAAGCACACCGTGGAACGGAAACTGGCCCAGGCCCGGCGGCTGCTGAACTCCCTCAGCCGCGCCGAGCGCGACGCCTACACCCGCACCTCCCGCTCCGGCCGCGACGACCTCCTGTCCGGGCCGGACGCCGGCCCGGCCGCCTCCGGGCGCGCCGCCGCCGCCCTCGCCGCCGCCCGCTCCGCGCTCGGCCGCCCCTATGTGTGGGGCGCCAACGGCCCTTCGGGCTTCGACTGCTCGGGCCTCATGCAGTGGGCGTACGCACAGGCCGGGGTGCATCTGCCGCGCACCTCGCAGGAGCAGCGCTACGCCGGCCGGCAGATCCCGCTCTCCCAGGCCCGGCCCGGCGACCTCGTCGTCTACCGCTCCGACGCCAGCCACGTGGCCATGTACGTCGGCGGCGGCCGGGTGATCCACGCCCCGCACCCGGGCGCCCCCGTGCGCTACGACCCCGTGAACATGCTGCCGATCTCCTCGGTCACCAGGGTCTGA
- a CDS encoding C40 family peptidase yields the protein MASHRRPKQPSRARVTMLTTAAAAAVAISAQSANAAPSEKPSKDEVKSKVDTLYEQAEQATEKYNGAKEKQEKLQKEISTIQDNVARGQQDLNKLRDGLGSMAAGQYRSGGIDPSLQLFLSSHPDEYLDKAATLSQVSGQQADSLKKIQDKQRQLAQQRAEATGKLKDLSATRTELGNKKKEVQSKLAEAQKLLNTLTAQEKQQLAQAEQSRATRGTERVSMGKVSPGSGHAGAAFSAAQSVIGSPYVYGATGPSSFDCSGLTSWAYAQAGVTIPRTSEAQANAGQRIYSQSQLQVGDLVLFYGDLHHVGLYAGKGMVLHAPHTGANVRYESIGNMPFQFGVRI from the coding sequence GTGGCGTCCCACCGTCGACCCAAACAGCCCAGCCGTGCCCGGGTGACCATGCTCACCACCGCGGCAGCCGCCGCCGTCGCGATCAGCGCGCAGTCGGCCAACGCGGCACCGAGCGAGAAGCCCAGCAAGGACGAGGTCAAGTCCAAGGTCGACACGCTCTACGAGCAGGCGGAGCAGGCCACCGAGAAGTACAACGGGGCCAAGGAGAAGCAGGAGAAGCTCCAGAAGGAGATCTCCACCATCCAGGACAACGTCGCCCGCGGCCAGCAGGACCTCAACAAGCTGCGCGACGGCCTCGGTTCGATGGCAGCAGGCCAGTACCGCAGCGGCGGCATCGACCCCTCCCTCCAGCTCTTCCTCTCGTCCCACCCGGACGAGTACCTGGACAAGGCCGCCACCCTCAGCCAGGTCAGCGGGCAGCAGGCCGATTCCCTGAAGAAGATCCAGGACAAGCAGCGCCAGCTCGCCCAGCAGCGCGCCGAGGCCACCGGCAAGCTCAAGGACCTCTCCGCCACCCGTACCGAACTGGGCAACAAGAAGAAGGAAGTCCAGAGCAAGCTGGCCGAGGCGCAGAAGCTCCTCAACACCCTGACCGCGCAGGAGAAGCAGCAGCTCGCCCAGGCCGAGCAGTCCCGCGCCACCCGCGGCACCGAGCGCGTCTCCATGGGCAAGGTATCGCCCGGCAGCGGCCACGCGGGCGCCGCCTTCTCCGCCGCCCAGAGCGTGATCGGCAGCCCCTACGTCTACGGCGCCACCGGCCCGTCCTCCTTCGACTGCTCGGGCCTGACCTCCTGGGCCTACGCCCAGGCCGGCGTCACCATCCCGCGCACCTCCGAGGCCCAGGCCAACGCCGGCCAGCGCATCTACTCGCAGAGCCAGCTCCAGGTCGGCGACCTGGTGCTCTTCTACGGCGACCTGCACCACGTCGGCCTGTACGCGGGCAAGGGCATGGTCCTGCACGCCCCGCACACCGGCGCCAACGTGCGCTACGAGTCGATCGGCAACATGCCCTTCCAGTTCGGCGTCCGCATCTGA
- a CDS encoding NYN domain-containing protein, producing MAQTQGGEPGDGAAEVLDRPLPDGVRRRVVQIVADAFGQLTVGELPAQLRQYARFAPNRRAKFAGNAMAAALETDPLFRQRVGEKFREAQGELCGALDSGAPPPAADPLDVAAAAYVLRPAGWVKLVTAAGEEALRAHAERVDEESRAELERLREQLAGAREQTRAETERLRAELDAVRRETEALHRKLRAALSDVKRGEAALRKARGETESVRAEGQVQISAAESENRRLKARLGEAEAALEATRKAAREGRSVEDMRVRLLLDTVLEAAQGLRRELALPPVSVRPAETVDAVEPGRMTPKDIAARALSEHDPAILDQLLALPQAHLVVDGYNVTKTGYPQMPLEKQRLRLLGQLSQLAAQTGAEVTCVFDGAELAAPVLLAPPRGVRVLFSKPGVTADELIRQLVRAEPPGRPVIVASTDREVADGVARAGARPVASAMLLKRLFRG from the coding sequence ATGGCGCAGACACAAGGCGGGGAGCCGGGCGACGGCGCCGCTGAGGTGCTGGACCGTCCGCTGCCCGACGGCGTACGGCGCCGGGTCGTGCAGATCGTGGCCGACGCCTTCGGGCAACTGACCGTCGGTGAGCTGCCCGCGCAGCTGCGCCAGTACGCCCGGTTCGCGCCCAACCGCCGCGCCAAGTTCGCGGGCAACGCGATGGCGGCGGCGCTGGAGACCGACCCGCTGTTCCGGCAGCGGGTCGGGGAGAAGTTCCGCGAGGCGCAGGGCGAGCTGTGCGGGGCCCTGGACTCCGGCGCGCCGCCGCCGGCCGCCGACCCGCTCGACGTGGCCGCCGCCGCCTATGTGCTGCGCCCCGCGGGCTGGGTGAAGCTGGTGACCGCGGCCGGCGAGGAGGCGCTGCGGGCGCACGCCGAGCGCGTCGACGAGGAGAGCCGGGCCGAACTGGAGCGGCTGCGCGAGCAGCTCGCCGGGGCCCGCGAGCAGACCCGCGCCGAGACCGAGCGCCTGCGCGCCGAACTGGACGCGGTCCGCCGGGAGACCGAGGCGCTGCACCGCAAGCTGCGCGCCGCGCTCAGCGACGTCAAGCGCGGCGAGGCGGCGCTGCGCAAGGCGCGCGGTGAGACGGAGAGCGTGCGCGCCGAGGGGCAGGTGCAGATCTCGGCCGCCGAGAGCGAGAACCGGCGCCTCAAGGCCCGGCTGGGCGAGGCGGAGGCGGCCCTGGAGGCCACCCGCAAGGCGGCGCGCGAGGGCCGCAGCGTCGAGGACATGCGGGTGCGGCTGCTCCTGGACACCGTGCTGGAGGCGGCGCAGGGGCTGCGGCGCGAACTCGCGCTGCCCCCGGTGTCCGTACGGCCGGCCGAGACCGTGGACGCGGTGGAGCCGGGCCGGATGACGCCGAAGGACATCGCCGCGCGGGCGCTGTCCGAGCACGACCCGGCGATCCTGGACCAGTTGCTGGCGCTGCCGCAGGCGCATCTGGTCGTCGACGGCTACAACGTCACCAAGACCGGCTATCCGCAGATGCCGCTGGAGAAGCAGCGGCTGCGCCTGCTCGGGCAGCTCTCGCAGCTCGCCGCGCAGACCGGCGCCGAGGTCACCTGTGTCTTCGACGGCGCGGAACTGGCGGCGCCGGTGCTGCTCGCGCCGCCGCGCGGGGTGCGGGTGCTGTTCTCCAAGCCGGGCGTCACCGCCGACGAGCTGATCCGCCAGCTGGTGCGGGCCGAGCCGCCGGGCCGGCCGGTCATCGTCGCCTCGACCGACCGCGAGGTGGCCGACGGCGTCGCCAGGGCGGGGGCGCGGCCGGTGGCGTCGGCGATGCTCCTGAAGCGCCTGTTCCGCGGCTGA
- a CDS encoding rhomboid family intramembrane serine protease, translated as MTSSRNAVPARVLRALRAVRTTRAPVTSAMLALCCLVFAMSPASGLIPSYGTGHGLLLAQQAYFRRWGVVPADLFSGSPRAALTPATALFVHGSWVHLLGNMLFLHVFGAMTEQRLGRVRFTLFYLGCGYLALLGYAAAHADSGQTLVGASGAISAVLGAFLYLFPRARVTSLLPFLFFLPLRLPAWVVLPFWAALQWLAAGRAGDGPGVAYLAHVIGFGLGFGCAWAGHGRTARVKVSPAPAPEGENQP; from the coding sequence ATGACCAGCTCCAGGAACGCGGTGCCCGCCCGAGTCCTCCGGGCCCTGCGGGCGGTACGGACCACGCGCGCGCCGGTGACAAGTGCGATGCTCGCCCTGTGCTGCCTGGTCTTCGCGATGAGTCCGGCCTCCGGCCTGATCCCCTCCTACGGCACCGGGCACGGGCTGCTCCTCGCCCAGCAGGCGTACTTCCGGCGCTGGGGCGTGGTCCCCGCCGACCTGTTCTCGGGCTCCCCGCGGGCGGCGCTCACCCCGGCCACGGCCCTGTTCGTGCACGGCAGCTGGGTCCATCTGCTCGGCAACATGCTCTTCCTGCACGTCTTCGGCGCGATGACCGAGCAGCGCCTGGGCCGGGTCCGCTTCACCCTGTTCTACCTGGGCTGCGGCTATCTGGCCCTGCTCGGGTACGCCGCCGCGCACGCGGACTCCGGCCAGACCCTGGTCGGGGCGTCGGGGGCGATCTCGGCGGTGCTCGGCGCCTTCCTGTACCTGTTCCCGCGGGCCCGGGTGACCAGCCTGCTGCCGTTCCTGTTCTTCCTGCCGCTGCGCCTGCCCGCCTGGGTGGTGCTGCCCTTCTGGGCGGCCCTGCAGTGGCTGGCCGCGGGCCGGGCCGGCGACGGGCCGGGCGTGGCGTACCTGGCCCATGTCATCGGCTTCGGCCTCGGCTTCGGCTGCGCGTGGGCCGGCCACGGGCGCACGGCTAGAGTGAAGGTCAGCCCCGCTCCGGCCCCCGAGGGAGAGAACCAGCCGTGA
- a CDS encoding Lrp/AsnC family transcriptional regulator encodes MITAIVLIKTSVDRIPEIAERIASLESVSEVFSVTGTYDLIAMVRVGRHEDLAEIIPGRISKIPGVEATDTHVAFRTYSQHDLEAAFAIGLDS; translated from the coding sequence GTGATCACCGCGATCGTCCTCATCAAGACCAGCGTGGACCGGATCCCCGAGATCGCCGAGCGGATCGCCTCGCTGGAGAGCGTCAGCGAGGTCTTCTCCGTCACCGGCACCTACGACCTGATCGCCATGGTGCGGGTGGGCCGGCACGAGGACCTGGCGGAGATCATCCCGGGCCGGATCAGCAAGATCCCCGGGGTGGAGGCGACGGACACCCACGTGGCGTTCCGCACGTACTCGCAGCACGACCTGGAGGCGGCGTTCGCCATCGGTCTGGACTCCTGA
- a CDS encoding aminotransferase class V-fold PLP-dependent enzyme, whose product MSVSTAAADQSVCAPLPVLGRDVTVPLVTGGEVTYAALDYAASAPALQRVWDDVAAYAPYYGSVHRGAGYLSQLSTDLFENARRTVAEFLDCRADDQVVFTRSTTDSLNLLARVVPADCRVFVFETEHHASLLPWRDAQVTCLNAPRTPEQAVATLERALADREPYGPALVCVTGASNVTGELWPVRELAAAAHAHGARIVLDAAQLAPHHPVSVKDLGVDWVAFSGHKLYAPFGSGVLAGRADWLREAEPYLAGGGASRRVSRRADGGVDVEWHDSAARHEAGSPNVIGAYSIAAACKALTEAGFDTLVAREQHLIDRVREGLAAVPQVRVLSLFGDDAPRVGVISFVVEGWNSSHFAAALSAEYGIGVRDGLFCAHPLVRTLLGSDPQTQGECGAPEAAPGEKSLNAIRVSFGAGTPDEHVERFVTAVRELVSDGAKWRYRTEDGRCVPAV is encoded by the coding sequence ATGTCTGTCTCCACCGCTGCCGCCGACCAGTCCGTCTGCGCCCCGCTGCCCGTTCTGGGCCGGGATGTCACCGTGCCGCTCGTCACCGGCGGCGAGGTCACCTACGCCGCCCTCGACTACGCGGCCAGCGCCCCCGCGCTCCAGCGGGTCTGGGACGACGTGGCCGCCTACGCGCCGTACTACGGCAGCGTGCACCGCGGCGCCGGCTACCTCTCCCAGCTCTCCACCGACCTGTTCGAGAACGCCCGGCGCACCGTCGCCGAGTTCCTGGACTGCCGCGCGGACGACCAGGTGGTGTTCACCCGGTCCACCACCGACTCGCTGAACCTGCTGGCCCGGGTGGTCCCGGCCGACTGCCGGGTGTTCGTCTTCGAGACCGAGCACCACGCCTCGCTGCTGCCCTGGCGCGACGCCCAGGTGACCTGCCTGAACGCCCCGCGCACCCCGGAGCAGGCCGTCGCCACCCTGGAGCGGGCGCTGGCCGACCGCGAGCCCTACGGCCCTGCCCTGGTCTGCGTCACCGGCGCCTCCAACGTCACCGGCGAACTGTGGCCGGTACGGGAACTGGCCGCCGCCGCCCACGCGCACGGCGCCCGGATCGTGCTGGACGCCGCCCAACTCGCCCCGCACCACCCGGTGTCCGTCAAGGACCTCGGCGTCGACTGGGTCGCCTTCTCCGGGCACAAGCTGTACGCCCCCTTCGGCTCCGGCGTGCTGGCCGGGCGCGCCGACTGGCTGCGCGAGGCCGAGCCCTACCTCGCGGGCGGCGGCGCCAGCCGCCGGGTGTCCCGCCGCGCCGACGGGGGAGTGGACGTGGAGTGGCACGACAGCGCCGCCCGCCACGAGGCCGGCTCGCCCAACGTCATCGGCGCCTACTCCATCGCGGCGGCCTGCAAGGCGCTGACCGAAGCCGGGTTCGACACGCTGGTCGCCCGCGAGCAGCACCTCATCGACAGGGTCCGGGAGGGCCTGGCCGCGGTTCCGCAGGTGCGGGTGCTCTCCCTGTTCGGGGACGACGCCCCGCGGGTCGGCGTGATCTCGTTCGTCGTCGAGGGCTGGAACAGCTCGCACTTCGCCGCCGCGCTCTCCGCCGAGTACGGCATCGGCGTCCGCGACGGGCTCTTCTGCGCCCACCCGCTGGTGCGCACCCTGCTCGGCAGCGACCCGCAGACCCAGGGTGAGTGCGGCGCCCCCGAGGCCGCGCCCGGCGAGAAGTCCCTCAACGCGATCCGTGTCAGCTTCGGCGCGGGCACCCCCGACGAGCATGTGGAGCGCTTCGTGACGGCGGTGCGCGAGCTGGTCAGCGACGGCGCCAAGTGGCGCTACCGCACGGAGGACGGCCGCTGCGTCCCGGCGGTGTGA